TATTCACCACTTCTCCCAGACCGGCCGGGCGCCACCCACAATGTCCACATGCCCCGCTCCCGCTCCCGCCCCTGCTCCCACCCCCGCCTCCTCCACCTGGACCGCACCCTCGACGAGCTCGACACCCCTCCCTGGCCACCCGCACCCCCGGACGCGACGGCCCTCGTCACCAAGGTCCACGCCCTGCGCCGCCGCCCGCTGTCCACCCTCACGCCGGCAGACCTCCGCACCCTGCTCGCCCAGGACGTGGCGCTCCCCTACGTCCTTCCGCTCGCGGTGGCGTTGCTGCTCGACGACCCGCTGCTCGACGCGTACTTCTACGAGGGCGACCTGCTGCTCGCCGCCCTGGACCGGCCGACCTCGGCGTGGACCCCGTTCCCCGACCTCGCCGCCGACCTGTCGGCCACGCTCGCCACCCTCCCCCGGGACGCCCTGGCCGAGCTCCCCCCGGGCTCCGCCGCCACGATCGACCGCTTCACGACACGGCACTCCGCGTAGCCGGCGGCAGCCGGCCCCCTCCACACGGCGGCGCGGCAGCGCTCCCTGCCGCGAGGCGACCTGCTCCGAATGGCTGCTCCGAAGTGCCCGGCCGGCCCGACCTGCCTAGCGTCGTACTGCCGTGCCGCACAGGCCGCGGCGCACCGAGTCCTCGAGAGGAACTCCCATGGCAATCGTGATGACCTTCGTGTGGCCCGAGATCACGCCAGAGGTGTACGACGCGGCGCGCACCCGGGTGGGCTGGGAGGAGAACTCTCCGGACGGATTCGTGATGCACATGGGCTGGTTCGACGGCGACGGCTTCCACGTGGCCGACGTCTGGGAGACGGAGGATCACTTCACGCGGTTCATCGCCGACAGGGTCGCACCCGTGGTCAAGGGGGAACTGGGCATCACGACCGAGCCCCAGGTGACGTTCGCCCCCCTCTACCGGCGCTTCATCGCCCCGGATGCCAGCGGCGCCGCCTGACTCCTGATGCCTGACCCGTGGACAGCCGACGCAGCGACCCGCACCCCTGATCTACGATCAGGCCGCCTCGCCGCAACCGGGGCAAACGGCACAGCCACAAGGAAATCCGTGTCTCGCATCATCGGCTACGCGTCCAGTGTCTTCGATCTCTTCCACGTCGGGCACCTCAACCTGCTCCGGCAGGCCCGGTCCCACTGCGACCACCTCGTCGCCGGAGTGCTCCTCGACGAGGTCGCCACGCACAAGGGGGGCCCTCCCGTCGTTCCGTTCCACGAGCGGCTGGAGATAGTGCGGGCGATCCGGTACGTCGACGAGGCCGTCGCCGATGCCACCCTCGAAAAGCTGGACGCGTGGCAGCGGGTCGGCTTCCACCGCCTGTTCAAGGGCGACGACTGGCGCGGCACCGAGCGCGGCGCCCAATGGGAGCGCGACTTCGCCGCCGTGGGCGTGGAGGTGGTCTACCTGCCGTACACCACGCACGTCTCCAGCACCACGCTCCGCCGCGAGATCCAACAACTGGTGGAGGCGGGCGGCCGGCGCTGAAGGTCGTCCCGAATCCGCCCCGATAGCCCGGTGGCCGGGTCCGTCGGTGCCGGAGCGCTCATGTACGGCCCACTCTCCGGCGTCGGCCGGATCAGTGGACGCTCCGTAGGTCGTGTTGCTCGCCAATCGGCTTTTGATCACCGCACACTGAAGTCCTTCAACGCAGCCCGTCGATGAAGGGAAGCCCAGATGGCAAGCCAGCCCATTCTGTTGTTTGACGGAGACTGCGGTTTTTGTGGCAGAACAATCGAGTTTGCTCGGCGCACCATTCAGCCGCGTGTGCGATTCGTCCCCTGGCAGTACGCCGACCTCGCCGCCCTGAATGTCACCGAAGACAGAGCCGACCGCGAGGTCCTTTGGATCAGCCCGGTCGGCGGCAAGGTCTACGGGGGACCGCGCGCCCTGTCCGCCGTGCTGATGTGCGGACGAAGGCGCTGGTGGCTGCTCGGGGTGGTTCTTCGGCTGCCGCCCGTCAACTGGATGGCACGTGGCATCTACCGGGTTGTTGCGAAAAACCGCCATCGCCTACCAGGCGGCACAGCCACCTGCTCTCTCCCTTCCCCTATGCGAGGGAACCCGGACCGTTAACCCCCTACTTCGGTGAGGGCTGCGGCGGTACCGCAGCGGGTACTCTCCCCACCGGGGCTTCCGCTCCCGTACCACCTGTGCGCTGGAAGGTGCGCCGCCACAGCCGTCCCAGGGCCCGGTAAAAGCGGTCCGGCAGGAATGCGGCATCGGCGACGATCATCGCGCCGGAGAAGAGTGGAAGTCCCATGAGCACCGCGATATTCACATGCATGCCCAGCAGCAGAACCAGGACAGGGTATTTGAGCCTGCTGAACAGGACGAACGGAAAGGCGACCTGCACCAGCACCGTCAGATAGCCGACGACGGCAATGAGCACGTGATGGCCGGCGATCACCTGGGACAGCTCGGGCCAGGGCCGGAACAGGTCGATGTTCAGGACGTAGTGGAGGGCGGTGCCGTCGCCCCACTTGGAGCCCTGGATCTTGTACAGGCCCGCGCATCCGTAGAGGAAGCAGACCTGGGCGGCGATGACGAACATGCCGCAGTTGTGCAGCACGGTGGTCAAGATGGTGCGGGCGTCGCCGAGATGGTGCCGGAGATCGCCGCCCCGCGGGCCTGCGGTCTTGCCCGCCGACGCCTGGAGCCGGACCCTGCGGGCGTCGAGGGACCAGCGTCGGCCGCACGCGGTGAAGACGAGGTAGACAGCCATGAGGACCATGAGGTTGTCCCCGCCGTCCGCCATGTAGATCGCCTTGGCGTGGAACGACACCACCACGATCGCGAACAGCACGGACATCGCGCGTGTCCGCCAGCCCAGCAAGAACAGCGCACACGTGACGAGAGCCATCGCGTAGCAGACCTCGAAATACACCAGGCTGTCGGACAGCATGAGGACACTGGCCCACTCGCTCTGGTCGAACATCTGTCTGGCCAGCTCGGGCGTCCACGGTGAACCGGGGCCCCACATCTCGTCGCGGTGTGGAAACTCTCGGAGCAGGAAAGCGAGATAGAGCAGACCGTATCCAATGCGCAGCACCGCCGCCGCGTACAGGGAGACCGGCCGCTCGGTCAGGAAGACGAGGAACGCATGGACCCGGTCGAACACACGCTGAGGCATGGGTACGGCCGCCCGCTCGGTGATGCTTCGGGACGCTGAGGGCGCCGCGACCGCTGCCTGCTCAGTCCGTTCCATGCGAGGCCACCTTCCACCAGGGCAGATACCGGGTTTCGGCCCGCGCCGGCGCTGCGGCGGCCGGGCGGCGTTCGCCTGCTGCGGGGCGGGGCGGGGCGATGGGCAGCGTGATCACCCGCAGCTGGATCGAGTCGAAGGTGCCCCCACGTTGGGCGGCGACGCGGTCCGCTGCGACGTTGCGCAGGTACTTCTGGAGCATCAGAGCCCGCTCCGAGCGCGACTGGTCGTCGCCGCCGTGCGTTTTGAGGTAGGCACTCCAAGCCTGGCGCAGCATGTTCTGTGCCGTATGGCTCGGAAAGACGCTGTGCTTGACGGCGGAATCATCCATGGCGCTCAGATCGATCCAGCCGCTCACCTGCGTGGTGCCGTTCGGCGCCGTCTGCCTGGTCCTCGCCGAGATCTGCCAATTGAACGACTGCGGATTCGGTGCGAAGAGACGCCAGTTCTGCTCGAACAAGGGCCGGACCCACGCGTTGATCTGCTGGTTGTACGCCTGCGAGATGGAGCTCGGGGGCGCCACGAACAGAAACACCAGGAGCACATGGATCACAGTCACTGCCAGACACAGGGCCACCGCGGCTCCCGTTCCCGCGGTCAGCAGGCGGGGTGGCCCTGAAATCCCACGGGCGCTACCCGGTCCCCCGCCACTGTCCTGCGCTGCCGGCTCAGCGCCGGTCCGCTGCGGATACTTCACATTTGTCGACTCAGCACCGCTCAGCACGGCCCCACCCGGTCCTTCCCCATCCTGACGACTCGCACCTGCTGGTCCTGCTTCCGCGGGCGGCGCGCGACGGAATTGATGATGATCCGCCGCGCGCCACCCCTCTTACCTTCAGCGCGGGCACACCTCGTGCACGTTGTGCTTGCCCGGCTTGTC
This genomic window from Streptomyces sp. NBC_01351 contains:
- a CDS encoding adenylyltransferase/cytidyltransferase family protein yields the protein MSRIIGYASSVFDLFHVGHLNLLRQARSHCDHLVAGVLLDEVATHKGGPPVVPFHERLEIVRAIRYVDEAVADATLEKLDAWQRVGFHRLFKGDDWRGTERGAQWERDFAAVGVEVVYLPYTTHVSSTTLRREIQQLVEAGGRR
- a CDS encoding contact-dependent growth inhibition system immunity protein, with amino-acid sequence MPRSRSRPCSHPRLLHLDRTLDELDTPPWPPAPPDATALVTKVHALRRRPLSTLTPADLRTLLAQDVALPYVLPLAVALLLDDPLLDAYFYEGDLLLAALDRPTSAWTPFPDLAADLSATLATLPRDALAELPPGSAATIDRFTTRHSA
- a CDS encoding HTTM domain-containing protein, coding for MPQRVFDRVHAFLVFLTERPVSLYAAAVLRIGYGLLYLAFLLREFPHRDEMWGPGSPWTPELARQMFDQSEWASVLMLSDSLVYFEVCYAMALVTCALFLLGWRTRAMSVLFAIVVVSFHAKAIYMADGGDNLMVLMAVYLVFTACGRRWSLDARRVRLQASAGKTAGPRGGDLRHHLGDARTILTTVLHNCGMFVIAAQVCFLYGCAGLYKIQGSKWGDGTALHYVLNIDLFRPWPELSQVIAGHHVLIAVVGYLTVLVQVAFPFVLFSRLKYPVLVLLLGMHVNIAVLMGLPLFSGAMIVADAAFLPDRFYRALGRLWRRTFQRTGGTGAEAPVGRVPAAVPPQPSPK
- a CDS encoding thiol-disulfide oxidoreductase DCC family protein, whose product is MASQPILLFDGDCGFCGRTIEFARRTIQPRVRFVPWQYADLAALNVTEDRADREVLWISPVGGKVYGGPRALSAVLMCGRRRWWLLGVVLRLPPVNWMARGIYRVVAKNRHRLPGGTATCSLPSPMRGNPDR
- a CDS encoding DUF5819 family protein, which translates into the protein MIHVLLVFLFVAPPSSISQAYNQQINAWVRPLFEQNWRLFAPNPQSFNWQISARTRQTAPNGTTQVSGWIDLSAMDDSAVKHSVFPSHTAQNMLRQAWSAYLKTHGGDDQSRSERALMLQKYLRNVAADRVAAQRGGTFDSIQLRVITLPIAPPRPAAGERRPAAAAPARAETRYLPWWKVASHGTD